Proteins encoded in a region of the Vitis riparia cultivar Riparia Gloire de Montpellier isolate 1030 chromosome 7, EGFV_Vit.rip_1.0, whole genome shotgun sequence genome:
- the LOC117918475 gene encoding galactomannan galactosyltransferase 1, whose product MVSPEHSQFHTSPMAKSLVRGKAASIFSEGVLFVGGALVAFLLVWGIWSMASPASTPSPNFERVVSDPLSTSVSDEIDSSDCAVDGQGVNLRHDPPEPTFYDNPKTSYKIGTPVKNWDEKRREWLKLHPSFAAGAGERILMLTGSQPTPCKNPIGDHFLLRFFKNKVDYCRIHGYDIFYNNVLLQPKMFTFWAKLPVVRAAMMAHPEAEWIWWVDSDAAFTDMDFKLPLERYRNHNLIVHGWPNLIYDKKSWTGLNAGVFLIRNCQWSLDFMEVWASMGPQAPDYDKWGKTLTSTFKDKMFPESDDQSGLVYLLVKEKDKWAEKIYLESQYYFEGYWEEIVGTLDNITSKYLEIEKGDNTLRRRHAEKVSESYAEQREPYLKKAGSGRYSWRRPFITHFTGCQPCSGKHNQMYAGESCWNSMQKALNFADNQVLRNFGFVHPDLLDSSTVTPLPFDYPA is encoded by the coding sequence ATGGTATCGCCGGAGCACTCACAGTTTCATACTTCTCCAATGGCCAAATCACTGGTTCGTGGCAAAGCGGCGTCGATTTTTTCCGAGGGGGTTCTGTTTGTTGGGGGAGCATTGGTGGCCTTTTTGTTGGTTTGGGGTATCTGGTCTATGGCAAGCCCTGCTTCTACCCCTTCCCCCAATTTTGAGAGGGTGGTTAGTGACCCCTTGAGTACGAGTGTTTCAGATGAGATCGATTCGTCCGATTGCGCCGTGGATGGGCAGGGTGTTAACCTGCGCCACGACCCGCCTGAGCCCACCTTCTACGACAACCCGAAGACGAGTTATAAGATTGGGACGCCGGTCAAGAACTGGGACGAGAAGAGAAGAGAGTGGCTGAAGCTTCATCCGTCCTTTGCCGCCGGTGCAGGAGAGCGGATTCTGATGCTGACGGGCTCACAACCGACACCCTGCAAGAATCCGATTGGGGACCATTTTCTTCTGAGATTCTTCAAGAACAAGGTCGACTACTGCCGAATCCACGGCTACGACATCTTCTACAACAACGTGCTGCTGCAGCCAAAGATGTTCACTTTTTGGGCGAAATTACCGGTGGTCCGAGCCGCGATGATGGCCCACCCGGAGGCGGAGTGGATCTGGTGGGTCGACTCCGACGCCGCCTTCACCGACATGGACTTCAAGCTCCCCTTAGAGAGGTACAGAAACCACAACCTCATCGTCCACGGCTGGCCCAATCTCATCTACGACAAAAAGAGTTGGACGGGCCTCAACGCCGGCGTCTTCCTCATTCGAAACTGCCAGTGGTCCCTAGACTTCATGGAGGTCTGGGCCAGCATGGGTCCCCAAGCCCCAGACTACGACAAATGGGGCAAAACCCTTACTTCAACTTTCAAAGACAAGATGTTCCCAGAGTCAGACGATCAATCGGGTCTGGTTTACTTGCTTGTGAAGGAGAAGGATAAATGGGCAGAGAAGATTTACTTGGAGAGCCAGTACTACTTCGAAGGGTATTGGGAAGAAATAGTGGGAACGCTCGACAACATCACCAGCAAGTACTTGGAGATAGAGAAAGGGGATAACACATTGAGGAGGAGACACGCCGAGAAGGTGAGCGAGAGCTATGCTGAGCAGAGGGAGCCGTATCTGAAGAAGGCTGGCAGTGGAAGATACAGTTGGAGAAGACCCTTCATTACACACTTCACCGGATGCCAGCCCTGCAGTGGCAAGCACAACCAAATGTACGCCGGAGAGTCTTGTTGGAACAGTATGCAGAAAGCCTTGAATTTTGCAGACAATCAAGTCCTCCGCAATTTCGGTTTCGTGCATCCTGATCTACTAGATTCCTCCACCGTCACTCCTCTGCCCTTTGATTACCCTGCCTAA
- the LOC117919346 gene encoding uncharacterized protein LOC117919346 codes for MGNCQAAEAATVVIQHPGNKIERIYWSVSAHEVMTSNPGHYVALVVTSPTAKSENGTPLKQLKLLRPDDTLLIGQVYRLVSFEDVLKEFAAKKSVKLGKLLKERGGLGLEKTKRKHSSGSNSNQNPKPDSYGTVEDEQEVYGLGSNVGSSSSSSSRGLGRYQGGGGGQWKPALQSIAEVGT; via the exons ATGGGGAATTGTCAAGCGGCGGAAGCGGCTACGGTGGTGATTCAACATCCTGGGAACAAGATCGAGAGGATTTACTGGTCAGTGAGTGCTCACGAGGTGATGACTTCGAATCCAGGCCACTATGTCGCACTCGTCGTTACCTCTCCCACGGCCAAGTCCGAAAACGGTACTCCATTGAAGCAGCTCAAGCTTCTCCGTCCAGACGATACCTTGCTTATCGGACAAGTTTATCGCCTCGTCAGCTTCGAAG ACGTGTTGAAAGAATTCGCTGCGAAAAAGTCGGTGAAACTGGGGAAGCTGTTGAAGGAGAGAGGAGGGCTCGGATTGGAGAAGACAAAGAGGAAGCACTCAAGTGGTTCAAATTCGAATCAGAATCCGAAACCAGACAGCTACGGTACTGTTGAG GATGAGCAGGAGGTTTATGGATTGGGAAGTAATGTtggcagcagcagcagcagcagcagcagaggCTTGGGAAGGTATCAGGGTGGTGGTGGGGGGCAATGGAAACCAGCCTTACAGAGCATTGCAGAAGTTGGAACTTGA
- the LOC117919452 gene encoding cyclin-D2-2-like, which produces MSLSPAYSAVNLYCSEVADEVVDLSDRIPFPNLDSSTDDDSFILGLFDSELDQMLCSERLPVLPEGVRARQDAVNWMLKVHSHYNFRPETAYLSVTYLDRFLCTYDLPQGKEWSLQLLSVACIAVAAKMEERSVPLLLDLQVMEPRFLFTAMTVQQMELLVMAVLKWRLSTVTPFSFVNYFISKFPCFSSQFHSSSNVSDLILASCRVTDHLDFLPSSIAAASLLWVAGKNVDDQILEHFHKRLNKEMVKRCHYLIKQSMCSMARVKRQRLEPVPPSPDGVLDADISKNCDVLKCGGEDSKSSQD; this is translated from the exons aTGTCTCTATCCCCTGCATACTCCGCTGTTAACCTCTATTGCAGCGAGGTTGCCGACGAAGTGGTGGACCTCTCTGACCGCATTCCCTTTCCAAATTTGGATTCATCAACCGATGATGACAGCTTTATTCTTGGTCTTTTTGATTCTGAGCTTGATCAAATGCTGTGTTCTGAACGGTTACCGGTTCTTCCGGAAGGTGTCCGAGCTCGCCAAGATGCTGTCAACTGGATGTTGAAG GTGCATTCTCACTACAATTTCAGACCCGAAACGGCTTATCTATCAGTGACCTATCTGGATCGCTTCCTCTGCACTTATGATCTTCCT CAGGGGAAGGAATGGTCCTTGCAGCTGCTATCAGTGGCATGCATAGCCGTAGCTGCAAAAATGGAGGAAAGGAGTGTTCCACTTCTATTAGACTTGCAGGTGATGGAACCCAGATTCCTCTTCACAGCCATGACAGTCCAACAGATGGAGCTCCTGGTCATGGCCGTCCTCAAATGGCGATTGAGTACCGTTACCCCATTCAGTTTTGTCAATTACTTCATTTCAAAATTCCCCTGTTTCTCCTCCCAATTTCATAGTTCCAGCAATGTCTCGGATCTCATTCTCGCCTCCTGCCGAG TGACGGATCACTTGGATTTTCTGCCATCCTCAATAGCTGCGGCTTCTCTGCTTTGGGTGGCCGGTAAAAACGTGGATGATCAGATATTGGAACACTTCCACAAACGACTCAACAAA GAAATGGTAAAAAGATGTCACTATCTTATCAAGCAGAGCATGTGTTCGATGGCGCGTGTCAAAAGACAAAGATTGGAGCCAGTGCCACCAAGTCCAGACGGCGTGCTTGATGCAGATATTAGTAAGAATTGTGATGTGCTCAAATGTGGTGGTGAGGACTCAAAGTCGAGTCAGGACTAG
- the LOC117918476 gene encoding heptahelical transmembrane protein 4-like, whose amino-acid sequence MDEGHQICEDWKPSSGAIENHSMPSSKGGKGKRLWKKVKYQLVEYHSLPAYLRDNEFILGHYRSGWPLKEVLLSIFTIHNETLNVWTHLIGFFLFLSLTIYTAMKVPSVMDLHSLQHLPDLIKRADLQKIHALLLTCLPSLPNMPDLHRLRGELKTSLPSVDLLPSVSGWHVLELLTKCLPERFSHGNHTDVSVLHDVKEDVANMIAPLILRPITRWPFYAFLGGAMFCLLASSTCHLLSCYSKRLSYIMLRLDYAGIAALISTSFYPPVYYSFMCNPFFCNLYLGFITLLGIATICVSLLPVFQSPEFRSIRASLFFGMGVSGIAPILHKLIVFWHRPEAHHTTGYEILMGLFYGIGALVYATRIPERWKPGKFDIAGHSHQLFHVLVVAGAYTHYRAGLVYLNWRDTEGC is encoded by the exons ATGGACGAGGGTCATCAAATTTGTGAGGACTGGAAGCCGTCCAGTGGAGCAATTGAGAATCATAGCATGCCTTCTTCAAAGGGAGGGAAGGGGAAGAGATTGTGGAAGAAGGTGAAGTATCAGCTAGTTGAATACCACTCATTGCCTGCCTATTTAAGGGACAATGAGTTCATTCTCGGCCATTACCGATCGGGATGGCCATTGAAGGAGGTTTTGCTAAGCATCTTCACCATTCATAATGAGACTCTCAATGTTTGGAC GCATTTGATAGGgttcttccttttcctttccctGACCATATACACTGCAATGAAGGTTCCAAGTGTTATGGATCTCCATTCTCTTCAACATTTACCAGACCTTATAAAAAGAGCCGATCTGCAAAAGATACATGCTTTACTCCTGACTTGCCTGCCTTCCTTGCCCAACATGCCTGATTTACATAGATTACGGGGGGAGTTAAAGACTTCATTGCCTTCAGTGGATTTGCTTCCATCGGTTTCGGGTTGGCATGTCCTAGAACTTCTCACCAAATGTTTGCCCGAGCGGTTTTCCCATGGAAATCATACTGATGTTTCTGTTCTG cATGATGTGAAGGAGGATGTGGCAAACATGATTGCACCATTGATTTTGAGGCCAATCACAAGGTGGCCATTTTATGCCTTCTTGGGTGGAGCAATGTTCTGCTTGTTAGCCAGCAGCACGTGTCATCTCCTCTCTTGCTACTCAAAGCGTTTATCATACATCATGCTGAGACTTGACTATGCCGGAATTGCAGCCCTCATCTCAACCTCCTTCTACCCTCCTGTTTACTACTCTTTCATGTGCAACCCTTTCTTTTGCAATCTCTACCTTGGCTTCATAACCCTCTTGGGAATTGCCACAATCTGTGTTTCTCTTCTTCCGGTGTTCCAAAGTCCAGAGTTCCGTAGCATCCGAGCAAGTCTCTTCTTTGGGATGGGCGTATCTGGGATTGCACCTATTCTGCACAAGCTTATTGTGTTCTGGCACCGGCCTGAGGCACACCACACAACGGGGTATGAGATTCTGATGGGGTTATTCTATGGGATTGGTGCACTGGTGTATGCTACCAGAATTCCAGAACGATGGAAGCCAGGGAAGTTTGACATTGCTGGCCACAGTCATCAACTCTTTCATGTATTAGTAGTGGCTGGTGCGTACACTCATTATCGAGCAGGGCTGGTTTACCTCAACTGGCGGGACACCGAAGGGTGTTAG